A genome region from Populus alba chromosome 5, ASM523922v2, whole genome shotgun sequence includes the following:
- the LOC118029873 gene encoding rac-like GTP-binding protein RHO1, with protein sequence MSASRFIKCVTVGDGAVGKTCLLISYTSNTFPTDYVPTVFDNFSANVVVNGATVNLGLWDTAGQEDYNRLRPLSYRGADVFILAFSLISKASYENVSKKWIPELKHYAPGVPIVLVGTKLDLRDDKQFFIDHPGAVPITTAQGEELRKLIGAPAYIECSSKTQQNVKAVFDAAIRVVLQPPKQKKKKSKAQKACSIL encoded by the exons atgagTGCATCAAGGTTTATAAAGTGTGTGACGGTAGGAGATGGAGCTGTTGGTAAAACTTGTCTCTTGATTTCATACACCAGCAACACCTTCCCTACG GATTATGTGCCAACGGTTTTTGACAATTTCAGTGCAAACGTGGTCGTCAATGGTGCTACTGTTAACCTGGGGTTGTGGGATACAGCTG GGCAAGAGGATTATAATAGATTAAGACCATTGAGTTATCGTGGGGCAGATGTTTTCATACTGGCATTCTCTCTCATTAGCAAGGCCAGTTACGAAAATGTTTCTAAGAAG TGGATTCCAGAGTTGAAGCATTATGCACCTGGTGTCCCAATAGTTCTTGTTGGAACAAAACTAG ATCTTCGGGATGATAAGCAGTTCTTCATTGACCACCCTGGTGCTGTGCCTATTACTACAGCTCAG GGAGAGGAGCTGAGGAAGCTGATTGGTGCACCTGCTTATATTGAATGCAGTTCAAAAACACAGCAG AATGTGAAGGCAGTTTTCGACGCAGCCATCAGAGTTGTCCTTCAACCTCCcaagcaaaagaaaaagaagagcaaagCACAAAAGGCCTGTTCTATATTGTGA
- the LOC118029870 gene encoding 3-dehydroquinate synthase, chloroplastic has translation MTSTANTISLSLPTTHNPSSLSKPKSLPDFYLRFRNQNPKLNRVGISLTNPNNRIRALSTIRASTASVMEASSKEKALPTIVEVDLGNRSYPIYIGSGLLDQPELLQRHVHGKRVLVVTNSTVAPLYLDKVVDALTRGNPNVSVDSVILPDGEKYKNMETLMKVFDKAIESRLDRRCTFVALGGGVIGDMCGYAAASFLRGVNFIQIPTTVMAQVDSSVGGKTGINHPLGKNLIGAFYQPQCVLIDTDTLNTLPDRELASGLAEVIKYGLIRDAVFFEWQEKNMAALMARDPSAMAYAIKRSCENKAEVVSLDEKESGLRATLNLGHTFGHAIETGFGYGVWLHGEAVAAGMVMAVDMSYRLGWIDDLLVKRVHNILQQAKLPTAPPDTITVEMFKSVMAVDKKVADGLLRLILLKGSLGNCVFTGDYDRKALDDTLRAFCKS, from the exons ATGACTTCCACGGCCAACAccatctccctctctctccccaCCACCCACAACCCCTCGTCTCTCTCAAAACCCAAGTCCCTCCCCGATTTCTACCTCCGGTTCCGTaaccaaaacccaaaattaaacCGGGTCGGAATCTCTTTAACAAACCCGAACAACCGAATTAGAGCTTTGTCAACAATCCGTGCAAGTACAGCTTCAGTGATGGAAGCGAGCTCGAAAGAGAAAGCTTTGCCTACAATAGTGGAAGTTGATTTGGGTAATCGGAGTTACCCGATTTATATTGGATCGGGGCTATTGGATCAACCCGAGTTGCTTCAAAGACATGTCCATGGGAAGAGAGTTCTTGTTGTTACTAACAGTACTGTGGCTCCTTTGTATCTTGATAAAGTTGTTGATGCTCTAACAAGAGGGAATCCTAATGTTTCTGTTGACAGTGTGATTCTACCTGATGGTGAAAAGTACAAGAATATG gAAACGCTTATGAAAGTGTTTGATAAAGCAATTGAGTCAAGGTTGGACAGGAGGTGTACGTTTGTTGCGCTTGGAGGTGGTGTGATTGGTGATATGTGTGGATATGCAGCGGCATCTTTTCTTCGAGGTGTCAACTTTATTCAGATTCCTACAACTGTTATGGCACAG GTGGACTCTTCTGTTGGAGGCAAAACTGGGATTAACCACCCACTCGGGAAGAACTTGATCGGTGCATTTTATCAACCTCAATGTGTGTTGATAGATACTGACACGCTTAATACCTTGCCAGATAGGGAATTGGCATCAGGGCTTGCAGAGGTTATTAAATATGGGCTTATTAGAGATGCAGTGTTTTTTGAGTGGCAGGAAAAGAATATGGCGGCTTTGATGGCAAG GGATCCAAGTGCCATGGCTTATGCCATCAAGCGTTCATGTGAAAATAAGGCTGAGGTTGTATCCTTGGATGAGAAGGAAAGTGGACTAAGGGCAACTTTGAACTTGGGTCACACATTTGGCCAT GCAATAGAAACAGGATTTGGATATGGTGTGTGGCTCCATGGAGAAGCTGTTGCAGCTGGCATG GTCATGGCTGTTGACATGTCATACCGCCTTGGTTGGATTGATGATCTGCTTGTGAAGCGTGTCCACAACATCTTACAACAGGCGAAGCTACCCACTGCTCCACCAGATACCATCACCGTGGAAATGTTCAAGTCTGTGATGGCG GTCGATAAGAAGGTAGCAGATGGGTTGCTAAGGCTTATCCTTTTGAAAGGCTCCCTGGGTAATTGTGTGTTCACCGGTGATTATGATAGGAAGGCCCTCGACGATACACTTCGCGCGTTTTGCAAATCATGA
- the LOC118029869 gene encoding cell cycle checkpoint protein RAD17 isoform X1, producing the protein MRKIRDTNLMILSSDDEDDCDYKPNSHRSYTKKPKSRSFITRTNPRQPKKPRVSGSRSRFSIDSPNLFEVGFPEEDFEELFSGSKVSAGSGRSNVKELWVDKYKPHSLEDLAVHKKKVEEVKSWFEERLKTTKNLQGNLINNVVVINGKAGVGKSTTIHVIASHFGARLCEWNTPTPTIWQEHVHNTNTGIQYTSKLDEFVNFIEKIRKYGLIPSSSSEDAKPSIILLIDDLPMTNGRVAFERLQSCLLHLVRSTQLPTAILVSDYDEADSADHTAQRLEQLQLSLENAGACKVSFNPITINSIKKTLGRICRQEQCSVTDEQLDLIAKGSGGDIRHAITSLQLFCVKPDLVLNGSYSTPSYSYGKEDDIDALVSGISLLFGRDETLSLFHALGKFLHNKREAEVAKAITPGDAFLVRENFSRLPLKMDAPEKVLCQAHGQARPVTDFLHENVLDFISDEAMDDAWHVSSYFSDSDLLLSSFRGMLTRYNEAENVLQSAAASVSVRGVLFGNSHLSPPRWHAIRKPKLWQVEKSMLHNQKEIVRQRFIAYNGSSSCNVSDVATEYMPVLKWLEHRASGFEDNQALVHCNKTDDESCDRMSLDDKESDISDDEIEEW; encoded by the exons ATGAGGAAGATAAGAGACACTAATCTGATGATTCTATCATCAGATGATGAAGACGATTGTGATTACAAACCGAACTCACATCGAAGCTATACAAAGAAGCCAAAATCTAGATCGTTTATTACTCGTACAAACCCTAGACAGCCAAAGAAGCCTCGTGTTTCAGGTTCTCGGTCTCGATTTAGCATAGACTCCCCTAATTTATTTGAG GTTGGGTTTCCTGAAGAAGATTTTGAAGAATTGTTTTCTGGGTCCAAGGTATCTGCTG GTTCTGGAAGAAGCAACGTAAAGGAATTGTGGGTTGATAAGTATAAACCTCATTCCTTGGAAGACCTTGCTGTTCACAAGAAGAAG GTTGAAGAAGTTAAATCGTGGTTTGAAGAAAGATTAAAAACTACGAag aatttgcAGGgcaatttgataaataatgttGTTGTCATCAATGGAAAAGCTGGTGTTGGAAAATCT ACAACTATCCATGTGATTGCATCCCATTTTGGAGCTAGATTATGCGAATGGAACACACCTACTCCCACAATTTGGCAGGAACATGTGCACAATACCAATACAG GAATACAGTATACATCGAAGTTGGATGAATTTGTAAATTTCATTGAGAAAATCAGGAAGTATGGATTAATCCCATCATCCTCTTCTGAGGACGCGAAACCATCAATTATACTCTTAATTGATGACCTTCCTATGACTAATGGAAGAGTTGCTTTTGAAAGACTCCAAAGCTGCTTGCTCCATCTTGTGAGATCAACTCAGTTACCAACAGCTATACTGGTATCAGATTATGATGAAGCAGATTCAGCAGATCATACAGCACAACGTTTGGAACAACTTCAGTTGTCTCTTGAGAATGCTGGGGCTTGTAAG GTTTCTTTTAACCCTATTACAATTAACTCCATCAAGAAGACGCTCGGTAGAATATGCAGACAGGAGCAGTGTAGTGTAACTGATGAACAACTTGATCTGATAGCGAAAGGCAGTGGAGGTGATATAAGACATGCAATTACCTCTTTGCAGCTCTTTTGTGTGAAACCAGATCTAGTGCTCAATGGTTCCTATTCTACTCCAAGTTACTCATATGGAAAAGAAGATGATATTGATGCTTTAGTTAGTGGAATTTCATTGTTATTTGGCAGAGATGAGACCCTCTCTCTATTTCATGCACTGGGAAAGTTTCTGCACAACAAAAGAGAAGCTGAAGTTGCCAAAGCTATTACACCTG GAGATGCATTCCTTGTGCGGGAGAATTTCTCCAGGTTACCATTGAAAATGGATGCTCCAGAAAAGGTTCTTTGTCAAGCACATGGACAAGCCAGGCCAGTCACTGATTTCTTGCATGAAAACG TGCTGGATTTTATAAGTGATGAAGCAATGGATGATGCCTGGCATGTTTCTTCATACTTTAGTGATTCCGACTtgcttctctcttctttccGAGGAATGTTGACTAGATATAATGAGGCAGAAAACGTTCTCCAATCAGCTGCTGCTTCAGTTTCTGTTCGTGGGGTGCTATTTGGAAATTCTCATCTTTCACCTCCCAG ATGGCATGCTATCCGGAAGCCAAAGCTCTGGCAGGTTGAAAAATCAATGCTGCACAATCAG AAAGAGATAGTAAGACAGAGGTTTATTGCTTATAATGGATCCAGCTCTTGTAATGTGTCAGATGTAGCTACTGAGTACATGCCTGTATTGAAATGGCTTGAACATAGAGCATCTGGTTTTGAAGATAATCAAGCACTTGTGCACTGCAACAAGACAGATGATGAGAGTTGTGATAGGATGAGTTTAGATGACAAAGAAAGTGATATTTCTGATGATGAAATAGAAGAGTGGTAA
- the LOC118029869 gene encoding cell cycle checkpoint protein RAD17 isoform X2, with protein MRKIRDTNLMILSSDDEDDCDYKPNSHRSYTKKPKSRSFITRTNPRQPKKPRVSGSRSRFSIDSPNLFEVGFPEEDFEELFSGSKVSAGSGRSNVKELWVDKYKPHSLEDLAVHKKKVEEVKSWFEERLKTTKGNLINNVVVINGKAGVGKSTTIHVIASHFGARLCEWNTPTPTIWQEHVHNTNTGIQYTSKLDEFVNFIEKIRKYGLIPSSSSEDAKPSIILLIDDLPMTNGRVAFERLQSCLLHLVRSTQLPTAILVSDYDEADSADHTAQRLEQLQLSLENAGACKVSFNPITINSIKKTLGRICRQEQCSVTDEQLDLIAKGSGGDIRHAITSLQLFCVKPDLVLNGSYSTPSYSYGKEDDIDALVSGISLLFGRDETLSLFHALGKFLHNKREAEVAKAITPGDAFLVRENFSRLPLKMDAPEKVLCQAHGQARPVTDFLHENVLDFISDEAMDDAWHVSSYFSDSDLLLSSFRGMLTRYNEAENVLQSAAASVSVRGVLFGNSHLSPPRWHAIRKPKLWQVEKSMLHNQKEIVRQRFIAYNGSSSCNVSDVATEYMPVLKWLEHRASGFEDNQALVHCNKTDDESCDRMSLDDKESDISDDEIEEW; from the exons ATGAGGAAGATAAGAGACACTAATCTGATGATTCTATCATCAGATGATGAAGACGATTGTGATTACAAACCGAACTCACATCGAAGCTATACAAAGAAGCCAAAATCTAGATCGTTTATTACTCGTACAAACCCTAGACAGCCAAAGAAGCCTCGTGTTTCAGGTTCTCGGTCTCGATTTAGCATAGACTCCCCTAATTTATTTGAG GTTGGGTTTCCTGAAGAAGATTTTGAAGAATTGTTTTCTGGGTCCAAGGTATCTGCTG GTTCTGGAAGAAGCAACGTAAAGGAATTGTGGGTTGATAAGTATAAACCTCATTCCTTGGAAGACCTTGCTGTTCACAAGAAGAAG GTTGAAGAAGTTAAATCGTGGTTTGAAGAAAGATTAAAAACTACGAag GgcaatttgataaataatgttGTTGTCATCAATGGAAAAGCTGGTGTTGGAAAATCT ACAACTATCCATGTGATTGCATCCCATTTTGGAGCTAGATTATGCGAATGGAACACACCTACTCCCACAATTTGGCAGGAACATGTGCACAATACCAATACAG GAATACAGTATACATCGAAGTTGGATGAATTTGTAAATTTCATTGAGAAAATCAGGAAGTATGGATTAATCCCATCATCCTCTTCTGAGGACGCGAAACCATCAATTATACTCTTAATTGATGACCTTCCTATGACTAATGGAAGAGTTGCTTTTGAAAGACTCCAAAGCTGCTTGCTCCATCTTGTGAGATCAACTCAGTTACCAACAGCTATACTGGTATCAGATTATGATGAAGCAGATTCAGCAGATCATACAGCACAACGTTTGGAACAACTTCAGTTGTCTCTTGAGAATGCTGGGGCTTGTAAG GTTTCTTTTAACCCTATTACAATTAACTCCATCAAGAAGACGCTCGGTAGAATATGCAGACAGGAGCAGTGTAGTGTAACTGATGAACAACTTGATCTGATAGCGAAAGGCAGTGGAGGTGATATAAGACATGCAATTACCTCTTTGCAGCTCTTTTGTGTGAAACCAGATCTAGTGCTCAATGGTTCCTATTCTACTCCAAGTTACTCATATGGAAAAGAAGATGATATTGATGCTTTAGTTAGTGGAATTTCATTGTTATTTGGCAGAGATGAGACCCTCTCTCTATTTCATGCACTGGGAAAGTTTCTGCACAACAAAAGAGAAGCTGAAGTTGCCAAAGCTATTACACCTG GAGATGCATTCCTTGTGCGGGAGAATTTCTCCAGGTTACCATTGAAAATGGATGCTCCAGAAAAGGTTCTTTGTCAAGCACATGGACAAGCCAGGCCAGTCACTGATTTCTTGCATGAAAACG TGCTGGATTTTATAAGTGATGAAGCAATGGATGATGCCTGGCATGTTTCTTCATACTTTAGTGATTCCGACTtgcttctctcttctttccGAGGAATGTTGACTAGATATAATGAGGCAGAAAACGTTCTCCAATCAGCTGCTGCTTCAGTTTCTGTTCGTGGGGTGCTATTTGGAAATTCTCATCTTTCACCTCCCAG ATGGCATGCTATCCGGAAGCCAAAGCTCTGGCAGGTTGAAAAATCAATGCTGCACAATCAG AAAGAGATAGTAAGACAGAGGTTTATTGCTTATAATGGATCCAGCTCTTGTAATGTGTCAGATGTAGCTACTGAGTACATGCCTGTATTGAAATGGCTTGAACATAGAGCATCTGGTTTTGAAGATAATCAAGCACTTGTGCACTGCAACAAGACAGATGATGAGAGTTGTGATAGGATGAGTTTAGATGACAAAGAAAGTGATATTTCTGATGATGAAATAGAAGAGTGGTAA